The following are encoded in a window of Variovorax paradoxus genomic DNA:
- a CDS encoding Ig-like domain-containing protein: MASENTNVVVDDNKNNKHIDEARSASAQTFASQTPTLSGAFDDAGDIQNAMAPGGVTDDRQPGFHGLGTPGDTVLIKDNGTEIGRALVGDNGLWSFTPSIDLAEGLHAITLVARDPSGNESAASAPFNFEIDVTPPDASKLAVTGVTDAVGGITGNVLSGAATDDARPLLSGISTGTPGHTVTVIVKDSTGTHELGQATIGENGHWTFQVDSPLAAGQNTFMLVETDRAGNETWPTGRYTVNVNTDKPSAPVIDSVFDDVGAPHMLQPGEATNDAKPTLAGTAQANHIVKFYDGATFLGQAVADANGKWEFTPLTALTDGAYNITAESTNPLGQTSDASSAWNFVVDTTAPTQTATVTDIGKDSGFDADDHLTNDGSAGRLLQGKLSAALAAGETLQVSTDGGQTWKAAFVAGDTWSAQDDNSHTGDWSVQTRVIDAAGNLGAVQSQAMAMDTAAPVAATQVTVSSAGVEVRFNPANVAVGHKVSLIVREDHFDHALTAADIAAGKVLIPGFTPQDAGGLSVAISDAAGNVSPYISPPFQGRETLDNLPKISVETPQHTTSTGVAIEMVYGYIEPFDATHLYLSAKGIVNFKLPDPAKFVEIEYGNTHAAPFGKVEFYSAEGVLLGTKNMLYSPGSPDPMLKLGLSSQTPIAYIKVYSLDAGTSPGVSDAILLGDLTWSGGGQSSTSAQYQTLTDASAGTLHGGSENNVFTVTDVKHLADSALSGNAGLDTFKLSAANQVLDLTSLGHKVSAIEIIDITGTGNNALTLSLAEVLENGAVDQFVANGRVQMMVKGNAGDAVSLLDVLPNGTDPGDWVKGANVTIDGVVYEVYAHSGFKADLLVQQGVTVTLQITIDRVLDDVGAITGAIDKGGFTDDTTPTLQGKAAAGGTVKVYDGATLLGSAVADASGKWSFTPGTALSEGLHNLSATVTPAGGSESARTGVFDLTVDLNRPTATVTDIGKDSGFSADDYLTNDGGAGRLMMGQLSASLAAGETLQVSIDGGTTWKAAFVDGAKWSAQDDNSHTGDWTVQTRVVDVAGNAGPVKSQAMAMDTVAPDAPTKVVVSSGGVEVQFNSTNVVAGHKISVKFGDKYIDQILTESNIAAGKVIVSNPNSPTFLNFNSISSQPVGSVTLGDLKITSQDGLSGYKTPDGTPSFGTTGNSLLLGRSTSSTHYKTTFEFSKGKDYVSFNLGGHDGLGEIVFYDVAGNNIGSIRVLDHSKFPELFQIIQFSAPIGSEIGGFVFTSERDSNSSAIDDFQIGRPLASTEISAAIVDPAGNASQYRDSEGLKNPAASQTLTEASAGTLYGGSDNNVFTVTDVKHLADSAIAGNGGLDTLQLTGANQILDLTDLGRKVSGIEIIDLTGTGNNMLNLSLGDVMENGAVDQFVATGRVQMLVKGNAGDKVTLSDLLPNGTDPGNWVKGANVTINGVVYEVYAHSGFGADLLVQQGVTVTLQNTGAGTFHINPEAEAYVLDHTTQTYTDSDDAFIARLGFADRLEGGAGNDTFTQVGTSDVVHGGAGDDVIRVNSGDFTRIEGGLGIDTLVMDGKSMHIDLSALGMKVQGFERFDLGAGGNTLALSAADVLAGGARDMVTADGKVQMLVNGANGDVDLLGGSDGWSQGSNTTVGDVTYTVYTNLAGTAELLVEDKVHVTIM, encoded by the coding sequence ATGGCATCCGAGAACACGAATGTCGTCGTCGACGACAACAAGAACAACAAGCACATTGACGAGGCACGAAGCGCAAGCGCGCAGACTTTTGCCTCGCAGACCCCCACCCTGAGCGGTGCCTTCGACGACGCGGGCGACATCCAGAACGCCATGGCGCCAGGCGGTGTCACCGACGACCGCCAGCCCGGCTTTCACGGCCTGGGCACGCCCGGTGACACGGTCCTCATCAAGGACAACGGCACCGAGATCGGCCGGGCTCTGGTGGGCGACAACGGCCTGTGGAGCTTCACACCGTCTATCGACCTGGCCGAGGGCCTCCACGCCATCACCCTCGTCGCGCGCGACCCTTCGGGCAATGAGAGCGCCGCTTCGGCCCCGTTCAACTTCGAGATCGACGTCACCCCACCGGACGCCAGCAAGCTGGCCGTCACCGGCGTCACGGACGCCGTGGGCGGTATCACCGGCAACGTGCTCTCGGGCGCAGCCACTGACGACGCGCGTCCGCTGCTCAGCGGCATCAGCACCGGCACGCCCGGCCATACCGTCACCGTGATCGTGAAGGACAGCACCGGCACGCACGAATTGGGTCAAGCCACCATCGGCGAGAACGGCCACTGGACCTTCCAGGTCGATTCACCCCTGGCCGCGGGCCAGAACACCTTCATGCTCGTCGAGACGGACAGAGCCGGCAACGAGACCTGGCCCACCGGCCGCTACACGGTCAACGTGAACACCGACAAGCCGAGCGCTCCCGTCATCGACAGCGTGTTCGACGACGTGGGCGCGCCGCACATGCTGCAGCCTGGCGAAGCAACCAACGACGCGAAGCCGACGCTGGCGGGCACGGCGCAGGCCAACCACATCGTCAAGTTCTATGACGGCGCCACCTTCCTGGGCCAAGCCGTGGCCGACGCCAACGGCAAGTGGGAGTTCACGCCCCTGACCGCGCTGACCGACGGTGCCTACAACATCACCGCCGAGTCCACCAACCCGCTGGGGCAGACCAGCGATGCCAGCAGCGCCTGGAACTTCGTGGTGGACACGACGGCACCGACGCAGACCGCCACCGTCACCGACATCGGCAAGGACAGCGGCTTCGACGCCGACGACCACCTGACCAACGACGGCAGCGCCGGGCGTTTGCTGCAGGGCAAGTTGTCGGCAGCGCTGGCCGCCGGCGAGACGCTGCAAGTCTCGACCGACGGCGGCCAGACCTGGAAGGCGGCCTTCGTGGCCGGCGACACATGGAGCGCGCAGGACGACAACAGCCACACCGGCGACTGGAGCGTGCAGACGCGCGTCATCGACGCGGCCGGCAACCTGGGCGCGGTGCAATCGCAGGCGATGGCGATGGACACCGCCGCACCCGTCGCGGCGACCCAGGTCACGGTGAGCAGTGCAGGCGTGGAGGTTCGGTTCAACCCTGCGAACGTGGCCGTGGGTCACAAGGTCAGCCTGATCGTGCGAGAGGATCATTTCGACCACGCGCTGACCGCGGCCGACATTGCGGCCGGCAAGGTGTTGATCCCCGGCTTCACGCCGCAGGATGCGGGTGGTCTTTCCGTGGCGATTTCGGATGCCGCGGGCAACGTATCGCCCTATATCTCGCCGCCTTTCCAGGGCAGGGAGACGCTCGACAACCTTCCGAAGATCAGCGTGGAAACGCCGCAGCACACGACCAGCACCGGCGTCGCAATTGAAATGGTCTATGGCTATATAGAACCCTTTGATGCAACCCACCTGTATCTCTCGGCCAAGGGCATCGTCAACTTCAAGCTCCCCGACCCCGCGAAATTCGTCGAGATCGAGTACGGCAACACGCACGCGGCCCCTTTCGGAAAGGTCGAGTTCTACTCGGCAGAAGGCGTCTTGCTGGGCACGAAGAACATGCTCTACAGCCCGGGTTCGCCCGATCCGATGCTGAAACTGGGGCTCTCCTCGCAGACCCCCATCGCCTACATCAAGGTTTACAGCCTGGATGCCGGAACCTCCCCCGGCGTGAGCGACGCGATCCTTCTCGGCGACCTGACGTGGAGCGGAGGCGGCCAATCTTCCACTTCGGCGCAATACCAGACCCTCACCGATGCATCGGCGGGCACCTTGCACGGCGGCTCGGAGAACAACGTGTTCACCGTGACCGACGTCAAGCACCTGGCCGATTCGGCCCTGTCGGGCAACGCCGGCCTCGACACGTTCAAGCTGAGCGCCGCCAACCAGGTGCTCGACCTGACCTCGCTCGGCCACAAGGTCAGCGCCATCGAAATCATCGACATCACCGGCACGGGCAACAACGCACTCACGCTGTCGCTGGCCGAGGTGCTGGAGAACGGCGCGGTCGATCAGTTTGTCGCCAACGGTCGCGTGCAGATGATGGTCAAGGGCAATGCGGGCGATGCGGTGTCTCTGCTGGATGTGCTGCCCAACGGCACCGACCCGGGCGACTGGGTCAAGGGCGCCAACGTGACCATCGACGGCGTGGTGTACGAGGTGTACGCGCACTCGGGCTTCAAGGCCGACCTGCTGGTGCAGCAGGGCGTGACCGTGACACTGCAGATCACCATCGACCGCGTGCTGGACGACGTGGGCGCCATCACCGGCGCCATCGACAAGGGTGGCTTCACCGACGACACGACCCCCACGCTGCAGGGCAAGGCGGCTGCGGGCGGCACCGTGAAGGTGTACGACGGCGCCACGCTGCTGGGCTCGGCCGTGGCCGACGCCAGCGGCAAGTGGAGCTTCACGCCGGGCACCGCACTCAGCGAAGGGCTGCACAACCTGAGCGCCACGGTGACCCCGGCGGGCGGCAGTGAGAGCGCCAGGACGGGGGTGTTCGACCTGACGGTGGACCTGAACAGGCCGACCGCCACTGTCACCGACATCGGCAAGGACAGCGGCTTCAGCGCCGATGACTACCTGACCAACGACGGGGGCGCAGGACGCCTGATGATGGGCCAACTGAGCGCATCGCTGGCCGCGGGCGAAACCCTGCAGGTGTCGATCGACGGCGGCACCACCTGGAAGGCCGCCTTCGTGGACGGCGCCAAGTGGAGCGCGCAAGACGACAACAGCCATACCGGCGACTGGACGGTGCAGACGCGCGTCGTGGACGTGGCGGGCAATGCGGGCCCGGTGAAATCACAGGCGATGGCGATGGATACCGTGGCGCCTGACGCTCCGACCAAGGTTGTTGTGAGCAGTGGTGGAGTGGAGGTTCAATTCAATTCGACGAATGTTGTTGCAGGGCACAAGATCAGCGTGAAGTTTGGCGATAAATATATCGATCAGATCTTGACGGAATCGAATATTGCAGCGGGCAAGGTGATTGTTTCGAATCCGAACAGTCCGACTTTTTTGAATTTCAACAGCATCTCCAGTCAACCAGTAGGGTCAGTAACTTTGGGCGATTTGAAAATCACCAGTCAAGATGGCCTCTCTGGTTATAAAACCCCTGACGGAACACCTTCCTTTGGAACTACGGGAAATTCGCTTCTTCTTGGCCGTAGCACAAGCTCGACTCATTATAAAACGACATTCGAATTCTCAAAGGGAAAAGACTATGTGTCATTCAACTTGGGTGGACACGATGGACTGGGTGAAATTGTTTTTTATGACGTTGCAGGAAATAATATTGGAAGCATTCGTGTTCTGGATCACTCCAAATTCCCCGAACTATTTCAGATTATTCAATTCTCGGCCCCAATTGGCTCGGAGATTGGCGGGTTTGTATTTACATCGGAACGCGATTCGAATAGCTCGGCAATTGATGATTTCCAAATCGGAAGGCCTTTGGCGTCTACCGAAATTTCAGCTGCAATCGTAGACCCCGCTGGCAATGCCTCGCAATACCGGGACAGCGAAGGCCTGAAGAATCCGGCTGCATCGCAGACCCTGACCGAGGCATCGGCTGGCACCCTGTACGGCGGCTCGGACAACAACGTGTTCACCGTCACCGACGTCAAGCACCTGGCCGATTCGGCCATTGCAGGCAACGGCGGCCTCGACACGCTCCAACTGACCGGCGCCAACCAGATCCTCGACCTGACGGACCTCGGCCGCAAGGTCAGCGGCATCGAAATCATCGACCTCACCGGCACGGGCAACAACATGCTCAACCTGTCGCTAGGTGACGTGATGGAAAACGGTGCCGTCGACCAGTTCGTAGCCACCGGTCGCGTGCAGATGCTGGTCAAGGGCAATGCCGGGGACAAGGTCACGCTGAGCGACCTGCTGCCCAACGGCACCGACCCGGGCAACTGGGTCAAGGGCGCCAACGTGACGATCAACGGTGTGGTGTACGAGGTGTATGCGCATTCGGGCTTCGGCGCCGACCTGCTCGTGCAGCAGGGCGTCACCGTCACGCTGCAGAACACAGGGGCTGGCACGTTCCACATCAACCCTGAAGCTGAGGCCTACGTGCTCGATCACACGACGCAGACGTACACCGACAGCGATGACGCATTCATCGCCAGGCTCGGCTTCGCTGACCGACTCGAAGGCGGCGCTGGCAATGACACCTTCACCCAGGTGGGCACGAGCGACGTGGTGCATGGTGGTGCAGGCGACGACGTCATCCGCGTCAACAGCGGCGACTTCACCCGCATCGAAGGCGGCCTGGGCATCGACACCCTAGTGATGGACGGCAAGTCGATGCACATCGACCTGTCGGCCCTGGGCATGAAGGTGCAGGGCTTCGAGAGGTTCGACCTCGGTGCGGGCGGCAACACGCTGGCGCTGAGCGCGGCTGACGTGCTGGCTGGCGGTGCGCGCGACATGGTCACTGCCGACGGCAAGGTGCAGATGCTGGTCAACGGCGCCAACGGTGACGTCGATCTGCTCGGCGGCAGCGATGGTTGGAGCCAGGGCAGCAACACCACGGTGGGGGATGTGACATACACCGTCTACACCAACCTCGCCGGCACCGCCGAACTGCTGGTCGAGGACAAGGTTCACGTGACCATCATGTAA